The Pirellulales bacterium genome has a window encoding:
- the mutY gene encoding A/G-specific adenine glycosylase, with the protein MPAAREKIAAKHRLPSSGWLHRARRRLLKWYRHNARDLPWRRTTDPYAIWVSEIMLQQTQVATVERYYAKFMAALPTVAALASAQEDQVLRLWEGLGYYRRARQMHAAAKIIMAKHGGAFPNDLQTLRQLPGIGRYTAGAILSIAFDISAPILEANTVRLLCRLLAYRGDVSGRAGQQLLWQAAEDFLTKRGSGELNQALMELGSLVCTPRNPKCGECPLRELCPTQHGGWQNQIPAPRPQPEVINVSEAAVIIFRRGKILLRKCGPAERWSGLWDFPRFPMKQLTNKPRKQKNTIKKPSRHAGMVTPQRKIEIIERVRQMTGVIIFDAKHFATLRHSVTRFRITLDCFVAHSRKTGRLRNLAPSTNGHSEMRWIEPSSLDDYPLCVTGRRLARLWGEMIDSIS; encoded by the coding sequence ATGCCTGCGGCGCGAGAAAAAATAGCAGCAAAACATCGCCTTCCATCGTCCGGTTGGCTGCACCGTGCCCGCCGCCGGCTGTTGAAATGGTATCGGCACAATGCGCGCGATTTGCCCTGGCGGCGCACGACTGATCCGTATGCCATTTGGGTCAGCGAAATCATGCTGCAGCAAACGCAAGTCGCCACGGTGGAACGGTATTATGCGAAATTCATGGCTGCCCTCCCGACTGTGGCAGCGTTGGCTTCGGCACAGGAAGACCAAGTGCTACGGTTATGGGAAGGCCTGGGATACTATCGCCGCGCCCGGCAAATGCACGCCGCGGCGAAAATTATCATGGCCAAGCATGGCGGCGCGTTTCCCAACGATCTACAAACTTTGCGGCAACTGCCGGGTATCGGTCGTTATACTGCCGGAGCAATTTTATCGATCGCCTTCGACATCTCCGCTCCCATATTGGAAGCCAATACCGTGCGCTTACTGTGCCGTTTGTTGGCTTATCGTGGCGATGTATCCGGTCGCGCGGGACAACAACTTCTCTGGCAAGCGGCGGAAGATTTTTTAACCAAGCGCGGCAGTGGCGAACTGAATCAAGCGCTGATGGAACTGGGCAGCCTGGTTTGCACGCCGCGAAACCCGAAATGCGGCGAATGCCCGCTCCGGGAGCTTTGCCCTACGCAGCATGGTGGATGGCAGAATCAAATTCCTGCTCCGCGCCCGCAGCCGGAAGTAATCAACGTGAGCGAGGCGGCGGTGATCATATTTCGCCGTGGTAAAATACTGCTGCGAAAATGCGGTCCCGCCGAGCGCTGGTCCGGCCTGTGGGATTTCCCGCGATTTCCAATGAAGCAATTAACAAACAAACCGCGAAAACAAAAAAACACAATCAAAAAGCCGTCCCGGCACGCCGGGATGGTCACGCCGCAGCGGAAAATAGAAATCATCGAGCGCGTGAGACAAATGACCGGTGTGATCATTTTTGATGCCAAGCATTTCGCCACGCTGCGGCATAGCGTTACGCGATTTCGCATTACACTCGATTGTTTTGTCGCCCACTCTCGCAAAACCGGCCGGCTTCGAAACCTCGCTCCTTCCACTAATGGACACAGTGAAATGCGCTGGATTGAACCCTCGTCCTTGGACGATTATCCCTTGTGCGTGACCGGCCGCAGATTAGCGCGGCTATGGGGCGAGATGATCGATTCAATCTCGTAA
- the trpC gene encoding indole-3-glycerol phosphate synthase TrpC, whose translation MSVLDKIIASKQREIEAAKAAQTEAQVRAAAEKAPPPRNFFAALAGPGPIKLIAEVKKASPSAGVIRADFKPVERARIYQQHGAACLSVLTDEPFFQGKLEYLRDIRAAVALPVLRKDFILEKCQLYEARAAGADAVLLIAECLDDCHLRALHNETIALGMTPLVELYEPANLQRVLDVGATLIGINNRDLHTFKTDLEHTLRLREQVPDSCILVAESGIRTRADVQRLEAAGVNAILVGETLMASPNIGAAVDALLRD comes from the coding sequence ATGTCTGTGCTCGACAAAATTATCGCCAGCAAACAGCGCGAAATTGAAGCCGCCAAAGCGGCCCAGACGGAAGCGCAGGTTCGGGCAGCCGCGGAAAAAGCCCCACCGCCGCGTAATTTCTTCGCTGCGCTCGCCGGCCCGGGGCCCATCAAGCTGATCGCCGAAGTCAAAAAAGCTAGCCCCAGCGCCGGCGTGATTCGGGCCGATTTCAAGCCCGTGGAAAGAGCCCGAATTTATCAGCAACACGGCGCGGCTTGTTTGAGCGTGCTGACGGATGAACCATTCTTTCAAGGCAAGTTGGAATATCTGCGCGACATTCGGGCCGCCGTGGCGCTGCCGGTGCTGCGAAAGGATTTCATTCTGGAAAAATGCCAACTGTACGAAGCACGTGCCGCTGGCGCCGACGCCGTGCTGCTCATCGCCGAGTGTTTAGACGATTGCCATTTGCGGGCCTTGCACAACGAGACGATTGCGCTGGGAATGACGCCGCTGGTGGAGTTGTACGAGCCGGCCAATTTACAGCGCGTGCTCGATGTCGGGGCTACTTTGATTGGCATCAACAATCGAGATTTGCACACCTTCAAAACCGATTTGGAACACACGCTCCGGCTGCGCGAGCAAGTGCCCGACTCGTGCATCCTCGTGGCCGAAAGTGGCATTCGCACCCGAGCCGACGTGCAACGGTTGGAAGCCGCTGGGGTGAATGCCATTTTAGTAGGCGAAACGCTGATGGCCAGCCCGAACATTGGCGCGGCCGTGGATGCGCTGTTACGAGATTGA
- the purH gene encoding bifunctional phosphoribosylaminoimidazolecarboxamide formyltransferase/IMP cyclohydrolase codes for MNIIPIKHALISVSDKLGLVEFARGLVAHNVELFASGGTRKHLEQAGLEVREISAYTGFPEMMDGRIKTLHPKVHGGILCRHDRPDDRAAMEQHGIVPFELVIVNLYPFEATIVRPDVTDAEAIENIDIGGPTLIRGAAKNHAFTAVATSTEQYAGILEQITQHGGATLELRRKLAAEAFELTARYDRAIADYFAGSKFRSAGDDPSDRLGEGGIDDLPRRGEGAERGTFPPAIALHLQRREVLRYGENPHQKAALYALPSASGSKAGTNLVSAHQLHGKELSYNNLLDLDSALAIGRSLPEPAAVVIKHNNPCGAATADSLATAMRNALAGDPVSAFGGVVGVNVPLDAATADVLTEPDRFIEAIVAPQFEPAALEILTTKPKWKTNVRLLQVGSLHGPVDPWLFRPIDGGFLLQEADIAPDPEAEWHVVTTHQPTAAQLAELKFAWAVVRHVKSNAIVLAAQRMVIGVGAGQMSRVDSTQIALQKAGARAAGSVLASDAFFPFADSIRLAAAAGVKAVIQPGGSKRDDEVIAACNAAGIAMIFTGRRHFRH; via the coding sequence ATGAACATCATTCCCATCAAACACGCCCTGATTAGCGTCAGCGATAAGCTGGGGCTGGTCGAATTCGCTCGCGGCCTGGTTGCCCATAATGTGGAATTGTTCGCCTCCGGCGGCACACGCAAGCACTTAGAGCAGGCGGGCCTGGAGGTTCGCGAAATTTCCGCCTACACCGGTTTTCCCGAAATGATGGATGGCCGCATTAAAACGCTCCACCCGAAAGTCCACGGCGGCATTTTGTGCCGGCACGATCGCCCCGACGACCGCGCCGCGATGGAGCAGCACGGCATTGTGCCGTTCGAACTGGTTATCGTGAATTTGTATCCGTTTGAAGCGACCATCGTTCGGCCGGATGTAACCGATGCCGAAGCGATCGAGAACATCGACATTGGCGGACCCACGCTGATTCGCGGCGCGGCAAAAAATCATGCCTTCACGGCGGTGGCTACGTCGACCGAGCAATACGCCGGCATTCTGGAGCAAATCACCCAGCATGGCGGCGCCACGCTGGAGCTGCGGCGGAAATTGGCGGCGGAAGCGTTTGAATTGACCGCCCGCTACGATCGCGCGATTGCCGATTATTTTGCAGGCAGCAAATTCCGCTCGGCCGGCGATGATCCTTCAGACCGCTTGGGAGAAGGGGGCATCGACGACCTGCCTCGACGCGGCGAAGGCGCGGAGCGCGGCACATTTCCGCCGGCCATTGCTCTGCACCTTCAGCGTCGTGAAGTGCTGCGATACGGTGAAAACCCGCACCAGAAGGCGGCCCTGTATGCGTTGCCTTCGGCATCAGGAAGCAAAGCGGGAACGAATTTGGTATCCGCCCATCAACTGCACGGCAAAGAACTGTCGTACAACAATTTGCTCGATTTGGACTCGGCGCTGGCCATTGGCCGTTCGTTGCCAGAGCCGGCTGCGGTTGTGATTAAGCACAACAATCCCTGCGGGGCGGCGACGGCCGATTCGTTGGCTACGGCCATGCGGAATGCATTAGCGGGCGATCCGGTCAGCGCTTTCGGCGGCGTGGTGGGAGTGAATGTGCCCCTGGATGCCGCCACGGCCGATGTGCTGACCGAGCCTGATCGTTTCATCGAAGCCATTGTCGCGCCGCAATTCGAGCCCGCCGCTTTGGAAATTCTGACGACCAAGCCCAAGTGGAAAACCAATGTGCGTTTGCTGCAAGTGGGATCGCTGCATGGTCCGGTCGATCCGTGGCTGTTCCGGCCGATTGATGGCGGCTTTTTGTTGCAAGAAGCCGATATCGCCCCTGATCCGGAAGCCGAATGGCACGTGGTCACTACGCACCAGCCGACCGCTGCGCAATTGGCCGAATTAAAATTTGCCTGGGCCGTGGTGCGGCACGTCAAATCCAACGCGATCGTGCTGGCGGCGCAGCGCATGGTGATTGGCGTCGGCGCGGGACAGATGAGCCGGGTCGATTCCACGCAAATTGCTTTGCAAAAAGCCGGGGCACGAGCCGCTGGCAGCGTGCTGGCTTCCGATGCATTTTTCCCGTTCGCCGATTCCATCCGGTTGGCGGCCGCCGCGGGCGTGAAAGCAGTCATTCAACCCGGCGGAAGCAAGCGCGACGACGAAGTAATTGCCGCCTGCAACGCCGCAGGCATAGCCATGATCTTCACCGGCCGGCGACATTTTCGACACTAG